In a single window of the Porites lutea chromosome 14, jaPorLute2.1, whole genome shotgun sequence genome:
- the LOC140924908 gene encoding uncharacterized protein — protein sequence MSRLMEELSSFPSTASTSQEDHESNSESTSSRKLRVTLLSSEWRSTKGGLSTINRELAIQLAKHPKVDVSVYLPQCSEEDKRVAASHNVHLIEAEEMPGYDNPVDWLSFFPESHSVDCVIGHGAALGRQVQGIKRQCKCKWIQVVHTAPEELGMFKSYTDAISRGEKKHQAEVKLCEKADQVVAVGPKLAAAFSGYLRPCGKDQDVLNLTPGIFSEFADVKQASQEISSFSVLVFGRGDSEDFQLKGYDIAAQAIAELKDMTYKLVFVGATSGEEEKVADLLLKYGIDRSQLRVRRFNESREKLAQLFCEVDLAIMPSRTEGFGLAALEALSAGLPVLVSGNSGLGEALKKVSFGSNCVVMGENPKDWANAIRIVREKDREMRLDECKTLREKYAMKHNWRDDCNRLVERMLSISGGSNADEQDLSKKAAVTCQDVKASSSVKSLQKVSGAAKRSKSSKKGKRPLSSSNTPKHPRMLRDEGTGAAKTAKRSRSSRKGKRPLSSSAVPAPKQPKLLKEEAGWDNSVVVELLKAEYKRRCLLRPLLWDSTIELPLENVYTRLKIISRRKLPIQMEANMANMFHLTAPGGQKPDLVSGNDEVNVTEIFKTLEKGKDVMTLVEGSPGIGKTTFCLKLAYDSAHGKIPTECSFPKFEVVLLLKCRDIDGNIMDTIREQLLPRDIEEKIVEKFLHFLKDIHNQERILIILDGLDELPENSRHHVDELLHRRIFPFCYVLATSRQERGIEARKYFVFDIHLEIKGYTEGDAFVYVRRHFKTIGQSPKGERLIGEMQQNTFLNALRNNPLNLLLLCVVYEDYEGKLPTSRTELYQVIVQCLLRRYCAKRNLPVPEHDSVLTKTFEKEILALGELAWLCLLSDRYGFRETELDEFEKRYLGLVARELGLLYKEESLKRLKPQHEYCFLHKTFQEYVAAAYIAEKLVNQQFNVFEHISFEDLITKYPQVFIFVSGMLGEKATVLFTQIGEELKRVFDWNWSKHCSEEEATFFIESFNESGHLQQMAATLCQIIPFPKVITLESEDYNPSFVEILMACKSFSNLETPVELYADALCFEEGVSGVLNYIESRTQLTVLSVVCDEVYLTSSDEDRLCKWFSASKSLSEFTLKFRYDITPKESDLAQIVHGLASCRTLTKVTFALRGYTYSEGFFNALETGLAPLTSAVLEINGSMKYTATRALQNFLSNKSLNSVSLCIVGGVLDLLVAAVSEALARQTLLKSLDLHFAGPLSSSSASFLEKGLMENRSLNNIRLCVHSELPDNWHSVVENLRMAKKSPVCCCIYPNTFNNVANSYFHPVVVRKGLNVKQHLSVNVWGEMKCEAAETLCEVLAPSSITVFTLNVRGNLTSEVSNSIARCLEKNKTLSSLSINLWGELTTEGGIVPSSLSKNSRVRLNVHGVRIGPAESNNILVITTDNPAAMRVCFTKVKDRRKEKVSLTINNDSYVTKEWTRCLGDALAENTSLTTLDLTVNSCFVDADLGEYLGESLLQSTSLTSLSLAFNFSNMKAGWECKLSERLIKMASLTTLSLKINGDGEWNQKDSLSPTLSSLDYVEENQENCLSPTKVSNVLAAIKSLSSLSVAIHSDSMCSFWDEVVGDCLIKCTSLKKLSLTLNGSKSDFCVFSGLLMGLVTTSSLNTLCVAIFINEPTYEASSSFKSMFSSLNQGLSLNSSITTLTLTVTVPADETDDIGWLMSLDNGLSGSTSITTLNVTINESGDGESHISLVLRISGVFECLANNTSVTTFNLTLNSSKEVSDDWLPGLSDTLKKNTSLTTLRLKVNNHCATGKSRLYDFRELLIESRSLSLLVLDVSFYGKESGCHKVLIQ from the exons ATGTCCAGGCTGATGGAG GAATTGTCATCCTTTCCTAGCACAGCCTCTACATCACAGGAAGACCATGAAAGCAATTCAGAATCCACTTCCTCGAGGAAATTGAGGGTAACTCTGTTAAGCAGTGAATGGAGATCAACAAAAGGAGGCTTGTCAACCATCAACCGAGAGCTGGCCATTCAGTTGGCTAAACACCCCAAAGTGGATGTTAGCGTTTATCTTCCCCAGTGCAGTGAAGAGGATAAACGAGTTGCTGCAAGTCACAATGTACATCTTATTGAAGCAGAAGAAATGCCAGGTTATGACAACCCAGTAGACTGGTTGTCCTTTTTCCCTGAAAGCCATTCTGTTGATTGTGTGATAGGACATGGGGCTGCTCTTGGTCGGCAAGTGCAGGGTATAAAACGTCAGTGTAAGTGCAAGTGGATTCAGGTCGTTCATACAGCTCCTGAAGAGCTTGGTATGTTTAAGTCCTACACAGATGCTATTTCAAGAGGCGAGAAAAAGCACCAGGCTGAGGTAAAACTCTGTGAAAAAGCTGATCAAGTTGTAGCAGTTGGACCCAAGCTGGCTGCAGCTTTTTCAGGTTATCTCCGTCCTTGTGGAAAAGATCAAGATGTTCTCAATCTTACCCCAGGCATTTTTTCTGAGTTTGCTGATGTAAAGCAAGCCTCTCAAGAAATAAGTTCATTCAGTGTTTTAGTGTTTGGACGTGGCGACAGTGAAGATTTTCAGCTGAAGGGATATGATATTGCTGCTCAAGCCATTGCTGAGTTGAAAGACATGACCTACAAACTTGTGTTTGTTGGGGCAACAAGCGGAGAAGAAGAGAAAGTTGCAGACTTGCTACTTAAGTATGGCATTGATCGCAGTCAACTCAGGGTGCGTCGTTTTAATGAAAGCAGAGAGAAGTTAGCCCAATTGTTTTGTGAAGTAGATCTTGCTATAATGCCATCACGAACTGAGGGCTTTGGGTTAGCTGCCCTTGAGGCTTTATCTGCTGGTCTGCCTGTCCTGGTTAGTGGGAACTCTGGTCTTGGCGAAGCTTTGAAGAAAGTTTCGTTTGGTTCAAACTGCGTGGTGATGGGGGAAAATCCAAAAGATTGGGCCAATGCAATCAGAATTGTCCGTGAAAAAGACAGAGAGATGCGACTTGACGAGTGTAAAACCCTACGTGAAAAATACGCTATGAAGCACAACTGGCGAGATGACTGTAATAGACTTGTGGAAAGAATGCTAAGCATTTCTGGAG GTTCCAATGCAGATGAGCAGGATTTATCTAAGAAAGCGGCTGTGACCTGTCAAGATGTAAAAGCCTCTTCTTCTGTGAAATCTCTTCAAAAAG TTTCAGGCGCAGCAAAGAGATCGAAGTCttcaaaaaaaggcaaaaggcCTTTATCTTCAAGCAATACTCCAAAACATCCGAGAATGTTGCGAGATGAAg GTACCGGTGCAGCAAAGACGGCAAAGAGATCCAGGTCTTCGAGAAAAGGCAAAAGGCCTTTATCTTCAAGTGCTGTTCCCGCTCCAAAACAACCGAAACTGTTGAAAGAGGAAG CAGGTTGGGACAACTCGGTTGTTGTTGAACTGCTCAAAGCTGAATACAAAAGGCGCTGTCTGTTAAGACCACTTCTTTGGGATAGCACTATCGAGTTACCCCTAGAGAACGTTTACACGAGACTGAAAATCATTTCAAGAAGAAAGTTGCCCATCCAGATGGAAGCCAATATGGCGAATATGTTCCACCTCACAGCCCCAGGGGGACAAAAACCAGACTTAGTGAGTGGAAATGACGAGGTGAACGTGACTGAAATCTTCAAGACCCTTGAAAAAGGTAAGGATGTCATGACGCTTGTCGAAGGAAGTCCAGGAATCGGTAAAACAACGTTTTGCCTTAAACTTGCGTATGACTCAGCGCATGGAAAAATCCCAACAGAGTGTTCCTTTCCAAAGTTTGAAGTTGTGTTGCTCCTCAAATGTCGAGACATTGATGGAAATATAATGGATACCATAAGGGAGCAACTTCTGCCCAGAGATATTGAGGAGAAGATTGTAGAGAAATTTTTGCACTTCTTGAAGGATATTCATAACCAGGAGAGAATTTTGATCATTTTGGATGGTTTGGATGAGCTGCCTGAAAATTCACGGCACCATGTAGATGAGCTGCTTCACAGACGAATTTTCCCATTTTGCTATGTCTTGGCTACGTCACGACAAGAAAGAGGAATCGAAGCACGAAAATACTTTGTATTTGACATTCATTTAGAGATTAAAGGGTACACGGAAGGTGATGCTTTTGTGTACGTAAGAAGACACTTCAAAACCATTGGTCAGTCACCAAAGGGGGAGAGGCTCATTGgggaaatgcaacagaacacctTCTTGAATGCACTCCGAAATAACCCGTTAAATTTACTTCTCCTTTGTGTTGTTTATGAGGACTACGAAGGAAAATTGCCGACTTCCCGGACGGAACTTTACCAAGTCATTGTCCAATGTCTTTTGAGACGATACTGCGCCAAACGCAACCTGCCGGTCCCTGAACATGATAGTGTCCTAACGAAAACGTTTGAAAAGGAAATTCTTGCACTCGGAGAGCTAGCTTGGTTATGCCTGTTGAGTGATCGTTATGGTTTCCGTGAAACTGAATTGGATGAGTTTGAAAAAAGATACCTAGGATTGGTAGCTCGTGAGCTAGGCCTTCTTTACAAGGAAGAAAGTCTTAAGAGATTGAAGCCTCAACACGAGTACTGCTTTCTTCACAAGACCTTCCAAGAGTACGTGGCTGCCGCGTATATTGCAGAGAAGTTAGTAAATCAACAGTTTAATGTATTTGAGCACATAAGCTTTGAGGACTTGATAACGAAATATCCACAAGTGTTTATCTTTGTTTCTGGGATGCTGGGCGAGAAAGCAACTGTCCTATTCACCCAGATTGGCGAGGAGTTAAAGAGGGTATTTGACTGGAATTGGAGCAAGCATTGCAGTGAGGAGGAAGCTACTTTCTTTATTGAAAGCTTTAATGAAAGTGGACATCTTCAACAAATGGCAGCTACTCTATGTCAAATTATACCTTTTCCAAAGGTCATAACCCTTGAGTCAGAAGATTACAATCCTTCTTTTGTTGAGATTTTAATGGCTTGTAAGAGCTTTTCAAATTTAGAGACACCTGTTGAACTCTATGCTGATGCCCTGTGTTTTGAGGAAGGAGTGAGTGGGGTGTTAAATTATATAGAATCCCGCACGCAGCTAACAGTCCTAAGTGTTGTTTGTGATGAGGTTTATTTGACGTCGTCTGATGAGGATCGTCTTTGCAAATGGTTTTCTGCTAGCAAGAGTCTATCAGAGTTTACTCTTAAATTCAGATATGATATCACTCCTAAGGAAAGTGACCTGGCTCAAATTGTACATGGGTTGGCTTCATGTCGAACTCTGACAAAAGTAACGTTTGCTTTGCGTGGATATACTTATAGCGAGGGTTTTTTCAATGCACTTGAAACTGGATTGGCACCGCTGACGTCTGCTGTTCTCGAAATTAATGGCTCAATGAAGTACACTGCGACACGAGCCCTACaaaattttttgtcaaataaatcCTTGAATTCTGTTTCTCTTTGTATTGTCGGAGGCGTGCTGGATTTGTTAGTAGCTGCTGTTAGTGAAGCCTTGGCAAGACAAACACTTTTAAAATCTCTTGATCTTCATTTTGCTGGACCGCTGAGTTCCTCTAGTGCCAGTTTCCTGGAAAAAGGGCTAATGGAAAATAGGTCTTTGAATAATATAAGGCTGTGTGTCCACAGTGAGCTCCCTGATAACTGGCATTCTGTAGTGGAAAATCTTCGCATGGCGAAAAAGTCCCCCGTTTGCTGTTGTATTTATCCAAACACCTTTAACAACGTAGCAAATAGTTATTTTCATCCTGTTGTGGTTAGGAAAGGGTTAAATGTAAAGCAACACTTATCTGTTAACGTCTGGGGTGAGATGAAATGCGAAGCGGCAGAAACTCTCTGTGAAGTCTTGGCACCTTCCTCCATTACTGTTTTCACCTTAAACGTGCGTGGAAATTTGACAAGTGAAGTTTCTAATTCCATTGCAAGATGTTTGGAAAAAAACAAGACACTATCTTCCCTGTCCATCAATCTATGGGGCGAGTTGACAACAGAGGGAGGTATTGTTCCTTCCAGCCTTTCAAAAAACAGTCGCGTTCGGTTAAATGTACATGGTGTGCGTATAGGCCCAGCTGAGTCGAACAATATTCTTGTTATCACCACTGATAACCCTGCGGCAATGAGAGTTTGTTTCACTAAAGTCAAGgatagaagaaaagaaaaagtcagtCTTACAATCAATAACGATAGTTATGTTACCAAAGAGTGGACACGTTGTCTAGGTGATGCTTTGGCAGAAAACACATCCCTTACCACGCTTGATCTTACAGTCAACAGCTGCTTCGTGGATGCAGATTTGGGAGAATACCTTGGGGAAAGTTTATTGCAAAGCACTTCTTTAACATCTCTTAGTCTCGCATTCAACTTTAGTAACATGAAAGCAGGATGGGAGTGCAAACTGAGTGAGCGTTTGATCAAAATGGCATCTTTAACTACACTCAGTCTTAAAATAAACGGCGACGGAGAGTGGAATCAGAAGGATAGTTTGAGTCCTACACTCAGCAGCCTTGACTATGTTGAGGAGAATCAGGAGAATTGTTTGAGTCCGACTAAAGTGAGTAACGTGCTAGCGGCGATCAAATCATTATCTTCCCTTTCTGTTGCAATCCATAGTGATAGCATGTGTTCATTTTGGGATGAGGTTGTGGGTGACTGTTTGATAAAATGCACGTCACTTAAGAAACTTAGTCTCACATTGAACGGGAGTAAATCAGACTTTTGCGTTTTTAGTGGCCTTCTTATGGGCTTGGTGACAACAAGCTCATTAAACACATTGTGTGTCGCAATTTTTATTAACGAACCCACTTACGAGGCTTCTTCAAGTTTTAAAAGTATGTTTTCTAGTCTTAATCAAGGTCTGTCATTAAACTCGTCAATAACTACACTGACACTAACAGTAACTGTCCCAGCAGATGAAACAGATGATATTGGTTGGCTGATGTCTCTAGATAATGGGCTGTCTGGGAGCACGTCAATAACTACGTTAAATGTCACAATAAATGAGAGTGGTGATGGAGAATCGCATATTTCGTTGGTTTTACGCATCTCTGGAGTGTTTGAATGTTTGGCAAATAACACATCAGTTACCACATTCAATCTGACACTCAACAGTAGCAAAGAAGTGAGTGATGACTGGTTACCAGGCCTTTCCGACACCTTGAAGAAAAACACCTCATTAACTACTCTGAGATTAAAAGTCAACAACCATTGTGCTACAGGTAAAAGTCGTTTATATGACTTTAGGGAACTTTTAATAGAAAGCAGATCATTATCCTTACTTGTACTCGATGTAAGTTTCTATGGAAAAGAGAGTGGGTGTCATAAGGTTTTAATTCAATAG